A single Anopheles arabiensis isolate DONGOLA chromosome 2, AaraD3, whole genome shotgun sequence DNA region contains:
- the LOC120905544 gene encoding bifunctional purine biosynthesis protein ATIC isoform X3 — MASGKIALVSVSDKSGLVEFAKGLNELGLKLVASGGTAKAIRDLGLPVRDVSDITGAPEMLGGRVKTLHPAVHAAILARMTESDQRDISQQKYELAQLVVCNLYPFGLTISKPDVTIADAVENIDIGGVTLLRAAAKNHQRVTVLCDPKDYPKVLEEIRQHGDTTPATRQLLALKAFTHTAEYDAIISDYFRKQYSAGVSQLNLRYGMNPHQKPAQIFTLLERLPLKVVNASPGFINLCDALNGWQLVRELKRALGLPAATSFKHVSPAGAAVGVPLSLEQAKLCMVDDMMDSLTPMATAYARARGADRMSSFGDFVALSDTCDLATAKIIAREVSDGIIAPGYTEEALEVLRKKKNGSYCVLQIDPTYEPGPVERKTLFGLQLEQRRNDADINKALFTNIVTKNKTLPEGALRDLIVATIALKYTQSNSVCYAKDGQVVGIGAGQQSRIHCTRLAGDKADNWWLRQHPRVAGMQFRKGVKRAEISNAIDNYVNGTVGKDMPVAQFEAMLEKVPAPLTGEDKEQWTRQLTGVSLGSDAFFPFRDNVDRAKLSGVSYIASPAGSTNDAGVIDACNEHDIVMVHTNLRLFHH, encoded by the exons atggcTAGTGGAAAGATTG CACTCGTAAGCGTGTCGGACAAGTCCGGACTGGTGGAGTTTGCCAAGGGGCTGAACGAGCTCGGCCTGAAGCTGGTGGCGAGCGGCGGCACGGCTAAAGCGATCCGCGACCTGGGCCTGCCCGTGCGCGACGTTTCGGACATAACAGGCGCACCGGAGATGCTCGGTGGGCGGGTGAAGACGCTCCACCCGGCCGTACATGCCGCCATTCTCGCCCGGATGACTGAATCCGACCAGCGTGACATCAGCCAGCAGAAGTACGAGCTGGCCCAGCTCGTCGTGTGCAATCTGTACCCGTTCGGGTTGACCATCTCCAAGCCGGACGTGACGATTGCGGACGCGGTGGAAAACATCGACATCGGCGGGGTGACGCTGTTGCGTGCCGCGGCCAAAAACCACCAGCGCGTCACGGTGCTGTGCGATCCGAAGGACTACCCGAAGGTGCTGGAGGAAATCCGGCAGCACGGCGACACAACGCCGGCCACCCGCCAGCTGCTGGCGCTGAAAGCGTTCACGCACACGGCCGAGTACGATGCGATCATTTCGGACTACTTCCGCAAGCAGTACTCGGCGGGCGTGTCGCAGCTCAACCTGCGCTACGGCATGAACCCGCACCAGAAGCCGGCCCAGATCTTCACGCTGCTCGAACGCTTGCCGCTGAAGGTGGTGAACGCGTCGCCCGGCTTCATCAATCTGTGCGATGCGCTGAACGGGTGGCAGCTGGTACGCGAGCTGAAGCGTGCACTCGGGCTGCCGGCCGCGACCAGCTTCAAGCACGTGTCGCCCGCTGGCGCAGCGGTCGGTGTGCCGCTGTCGCTTGAACAGGCGAAACTGTGCATGGTGGACGATATGATGGACAGCCTGACCCCGATGGCGACGGCGTACGCGCGAGCCCGCGGTGCCGATCGGATGTCCTCGTTCGGCGATTTCGTCGCGCTGTCCGATACGTGCGATCTGGCCACGGCCAAGATTATTGCGCGCGAAGTGTCGGACGGTATCATTGCGCCCGGCTACACGGAGGAAGCGCTGGAAGTGCTgcgcaagaagaagaacggTTCGTACTGCGTGCTGCAGATCGATCCGACGTATGAGCCGGGACCGGTGGAGCGCAAGACGCTGTTCGGGCTGCAGCTGGAGCAGCGCCGCAACGATGCCGACATCAACAAGGCCCTGTTTACGAACATCGTGACGAAGAACAAGACGCTGCCGGAGGGTGCGCTGCGCGATCTGATCGTCGCCACGATTGCGCTCAAGTACACGCAGAGCAACAGCGTCTGTTACGCGAAGGACGGGCAGGTGGTGGGCATTGGTGCGGGGCAGCAGTCGCGCATCCACTGTACGCGGTTGGCGGGCGACAAGGCGGACAATTGGTGGCTGCGGCAGCATCCGCGTGTCGCCGGCATGCAGTTCCGCAAGGGCGTTAAGCGGGCGGAAATTTCGAACGCGATCGACAACTACGTGAACGGTACGGTGGGCAAGGACATGCCGGTAGCGCAGTTCGAGGCGATGCTGGAGAAGGTACCAGCGCCGCTGACCGGGGAGGATAAGGAGCAGTGGACGCGTCAGCTGACGGGCGTTTCGCTCGGTTCGGATGCGTTCTTCCCCTTCCGGGACAATGTGGATCGGGCGAAGCTGAGCGGCGTGTCGTACATTGCCAGTCCGGCCGGGTCGACCAACGATGCGGGGGTGATTGATGCCTGCAACGAGCACGACATCGTGATGGTGCACACGAACCTGCGACTGTTCCATCattga
- the LOC120895961 gene encoding replication protein A 70 kDa DNA-binding subunit, whose protein sequence is MSSHGLTVGFLAEIMQGNELQNPVVQILGSKRIAGNGEQSERFRLLISDGKSLYSFAMLATQLNDLQKQDKLPQYTIIRIDRYTTSVVNRNEKGEKRVLIIVELTVLKEGSLVGEKIGDPQPMTDTPSQPATTQAPARPMDTGSSSMGNGASYGSANRSLSGGSAGPTQSIGDSLTHPISSLSPYQNKWVIKARVMSKSGIRTWSNAKGEGKLFSMDVMDESGEIRITAFKEQCDRYYDMIEVDKVYFISKCQLKPANKQYTSLKNDYEMTMTNDTIVQECKDADGSMPEIQYNFVPISQIANMEPNAMVDVIGMCKDASDVVQFTAKTSGRELRKREITLVDSSNASVQLTLWGDDAQNFPATTHPVVLLKGARVSEFGGGKSLGLIGGSVMKLNPDLEMAHKVRGWFENGGSEASVSSVSARTGGAAGVSTEWLSFQEAKDKNLGAGDKPDYFQVKAMIHTIKSANAVYKACPQADCNKKVIDQENGQFRCEKCNAEFPNFKYRLLVNMLIGDWTSNRWVTVFTELAEEMLGKSSQEIGSSLEYQKEEAEKLFTSISFKSFVFKLRTKVEYFGEQPRNKTSAVSVAPVNHKEYNALLIKSIQELTGVGKN, encoded by the exons ATGAGTTCCCACGGGCTGACTGTTGGTTTCCTTGCG GAAATCATGCAAGGTAACGAGCTGCAAAACCCGGTCGTACAGATTCTCGGCTCCAAGCGCATCGCCGGCAACGGGGAACAGTCCGAGCGCTTCCGGCTGCTCATATCGGACGGTAAGTCGCTGTACAGTTTCGCCATGCTGGCCACGCAGCTGAACGATCTGCAGAAGCAGGACAAGCTGCCACAGTACACCATCATCCGGATCGATCGCTACACCACCTCGGTCGTGAACCGGAACGAGAAGGGCGAGAAGCGGGTGCTGATCATCGTCGAGCTGACCGTGCTGAAGGAGGGCAGCTTGGTGGGGGAAAAGATTGGCGATCCGCAACCGATGACGGACACACCGTCCCAGCCGGCCACCACGCAGGCCCCGGCCCGCCCGATGGACACTGGCAGCAGTAGCATGGGCAATGGTGCTTCGTACGGCAGCGCCAACCGGTCCCTGTCGGGCGGTTCCGCCGGTCCGACGCAATCGATCGGCGACTCGCTCACCCATCCCATCTCCTCGCTCAGCCCGTACCAGAACAAGTGGGTGATCAAGGCGCGGGTGATGTCCAAGTCGGGCATCCGCACGTGGAGCAATGCGAAGGGCGAGGGCAAGCTGTTCAGCATGGACGTGATGGACGAGTCGGGCGAGATTCGCATCACCGCGTTCAAGGAGCAGTGCGACCGGTACTACGACATGATCGAGGTCGACAAGGTGTACTTCATCTCGAAGTGCCAGCTCAAGCCGGCCAACAAGCAGTACACCAGCCTGAAGAACGACTACGagatgacgatgacgaacgACACGATCGTGCAGGAGTGCAAGGATGCGGACGGTTCGATGCCCGAGATACAGTACAACTTTGTGCCGATCTCGCAGATCGCCAACATGGAACCGAACGCGATGGTCGACGTGATTGGCATGTGCAAGGACGCGAGCGATGTGGTCCAGTTTACGGCGAAAACGTCCGGCCGGGAGTTGCGCAAGCGCGAAATTACGCTCGTCGATTCGAGCAACGCATCGGTGCAGCTGACGCTGTGGGGTGACGATGCACAGAATTTCCCCGCCACCACGCACCCGGTCGTGCTGCTGAAGGGAGCGCGGGTGTCCGAGTTCGGTGGCGGTAAGTCGCTCGGCCTGATCGGTGGCAGTGTGATGAAGCTCAATCCGGACCTGGAGATGGCACACAAGGTGCGCGGTTGGTTCGAGAACGGTGGCAGCGAGGCGTCGGTTAGTAGCGTGTCGGCCCGCACCGGTGGTGCCGCCGGAGTCAGCACCGAGTGGCTGTCGTTCCAGGAGGCGAAGGATAAGAACCTGGGCGCCGGCGACAAACCCGACTACTTCCAGGTGAAGGCAATGATACACACGATCAAGTCGGCAAACGCGGTGTACAAGGCGTGCCCGCAGGCGGACTGCAACAAGAAGGTGATCGATCAGGAGAATGGCCAGTTTCGCTGCGAGAAGTGTAATGCCGAGTTTCCCAACTTCAAGTACCGGCTGCTGGTGAAT ATGCTCATTGGCGATTGGACGTCGAACCGCTGGGTGACGGTGTTTACGGAGCTGGCCGAAGAGATGCTGGGCAAATCGTCGCAAGAGATCGGCAGCAGCCTAGAGTACCAGAAGGAGGAGGCGGAAAAGTTGTTCACCTCGATCAGCTTCAAATCGTTCGTGTTCAAGCTGCGCACCAAGGTGGAGTACTTTGGCGAGCAGCCGCGCAACAAAACGTCCGCCGTCAGTGTGGCCCCGGTCAATCACAAGGAGTACAATGCGCTGCTGATCAAAAGCATCCAGGAGCTTACCGGGGTGGGCAAAAactaa
- the LOC120905538 gene encoding endoplasmin translates to MKYLLLLVLGVFLVSGIHQVRADDDDDTLPMVDNDLGASKEGSRTDAEAVKREEEAIKLDGLNVAQIKELREKSEKFTFQAEVNRMMKLIINSLYRNKEIFLRELISNASDALDKIRLLSLTDPSVLDSNRNLEVKIKADKEGKVLHIIDTGIGMTKQDLVNNLGTIAKSGTADFLSKMQDKEKADGQDVNDMIGQFGVGFYSAFLVADRVVVTTKHNDDKQYIWESDAASFSIVEDPRGNTLERGSQVSLHLKEEALDFLEDDTVKQLIKKYSQFINFPIYMWTSKEVEEEVAVEEEATEKPAKSEDSTDEEEEDVKVEEEEATDSDKPKTKKVKKTVWNWEIMNDSKPIWTRKVSDVTDEEYTEFYKSLTKDTSDPLTHTHFIAEGEVTFKSLLFVPKVQPSESFNKYGTKADNIKLYVRRVFITDEFNDMMPNYLSFIRGVVDSDDLPLNVSRETLQQHKLIKVIKKKLVRKALDMIKKIDKEQYEQFWKEYSTNIKLGIMEDPSNRSRLAKLLRFQSSSTKNKEYTSLSDYVARMKPKQDNIYFIAGPNRAEIEKSPFVERLLSRGYEVLFLVEAVDEYSISALPEFDGKRFQNVAKEGFTLNESEESKARFEELKTEYEPLLKWLNDVALKDKIAKAQLSERLSNSPCALVASMFGWTGNMERLALANAHQKTDDPQRHYYLNQKKTLEINPRHPLMRELLRRVEVDSDDIVAKDMAVLMFNTATLRSGFQLPETADFADSVERMMRQTLGVSLDEQPEQEEFVDEPAAGGEEGGAAADEDEESIDADGGDHDEL, encoded by the exons ATGAAGTACTTGCTACTTCTAGTACTGGGTGTGTTCCTGGTGTCAG GAATTCACCAAGTGCGTgcggatgatgacgatgacacACTGCCAATGGTGGACAATGATCTCGGCGCCTCGAAGGAAGGGTCGCGCACCGACGCGGAGGCGGTCAAGCGCGAAGAGGAAGCCATCAAGCTGGACGGTCTGAACGTGGCCCAGATCAAGGAGCTGCGGGAAAAGTCGGAAAAGTTCACGTTCCAGGCGGAGGTGAACCGCATGATGAAGCTCATCATCAACTCGCTGTACCGCAACAAGGAGATTTTCCTGCGTGAGCTGATCTCGAACGCTTCGGACGCGCTGGACAAGATCCGCCTGCTGTCCCTGACCGACCCGTCCGTGCTGGACAGCAACCGCAACCTGGAGGTGAAGATCAAGGCCGACAAGGAGGGCAAGGTGCTGCACATCATCGATACCGGCATCGGTATGACGAAGCAGGATCTGGTGAACAATCTCGGCACGATCGCGAAGTCGGGCACGGCCGACTTCCTGTCGAAGATGCAGGACAAGGAGAAGGCCGACGGGCAGGACGTGAACGACATGATTGGGCAGTTCGGTGTCGGCTTCTACTCGGCGTTCCTGGTGGCCGACCGGGTCGTGGTGACGACGAAGCACAACGACGACAAGCAGTACATCTGGGAGTCGGATGCGGCCAGCTTCAGCATTGTGGAGGACCCGCGCGGCAACACGCTGGAGCGCGGTTCGCAGGTCTCGCTGCACCTGAAGGAGGAAGCGCTCGACTTCCTGGAGGACGATACGGTGAAGCAGCTGATCAAGAAGTACTCGCAGTTCATCAACTTCCCGATCTACATGTGGACGAGcaaggaggtggaggaggaggtggccGTCGAGGAGGAGGCGACCGAGAAGCCGGCCAAGAGCGAGGACAGcacggacgaggaggaggaggacgtgaaggtggaggaggaggaggcgacCGACAGCGACAAGCCGAAGACGAAGAAGGTGAAGAAGACGGTCTGGAACTGGGAGATCATGAACGACAGCAAACCGATCTGGACGCGCAAGGTGAGCGACGTGACCGACGAGGAGTACACCGAGTTCTACAAGAGCCTGACGAAGGACACGTCCGACCCGCTGACGCACACGCACTTCATTGCCGAGGGCGAGGTCACGTTCAAGTCGCTGCTGTTTGTGCCGAAGGTGCAGCCGTCCGAGAGCTTCAACAAGTACGGCACCAAGGCGGACAACATCAAGCTGTACGTGCGGCGCGTGTTCATTACGGACGAGTTCAACGACATGATGCCGAACTATCTGAGCTTCATCCGGGGCGTGGTCGATTCGGACGATCTGCCGCTGAACGTGTCGCGCGAAACGCTCCAGCAGCACAAGCTGATCAAGGTGATCAAGAAGAAGCTCGTGCGCAAGGCGCTGGACATGATCAAGAAGATCGACAAGGAGCAGTACGAGCAGTTCTGGAAGGAGTACTCCACCAACATCAAGCTGGGCATCATGGAGGACCCGAGCAACCGGTCGCGCCTGGCCAAGCTGCTCCGCTTCCAGTCGTCCTCGACGAAGAACAAGGAGTACACCAGCCTGTCCGACTACGTGGCGCGCATGAAGCCGAAGCAGGACAACATCTACTTCATCGCCGGCCCGAACCGTGCCGAGATCGAGAAGTCGCCGTTCGTCGAGCGTCTGCTGTCCCGCGGCTACGAAGTCCTGTTCCTGGTGGAGGCCGTCGACGAGTACAGCATCTCCGCGCTGCCCGAGTTCGACGGCAAGCGCTTCCAGAACGTCGCCAAGGAGGGCTTCACGCTGAACGAGTCGGAAGAGTCGAAGGCCCGGTTCGAGGAGCTGAAGACGGAGTACGAACCCCTGCTGAAGTGGTTGAACGATGTCGCACTGAAGGACAAAATCGCCAAAGCCCAGCTGTCCGAGCGACTGTCCAACTCGCCCTGCGCTCTCGTCGCGTCGATGTTCGGCTGGACCGGCAACATGGAGCGGCTGGCGCTCGCCAACGCTCACCAGAAGACGGACGACCCGCAGCGCCACTACTACCTGAACCAGAAGAAAACGCTCGAAATCAACCCGCGCCATCCGCTGATGCGCGAGCTGTTGCGCCGCGTCGAGGTCGATTCGGACGATATCGTGGCGAAGGATATGGCGGTGCTGATGTTCAACACGGCCACGCTGCGGTCCGGCTTCCAGCTGCCGGAGACGGCCGACTTTGCCGACAGTGTCGAGCGGATGATGCGCCAAACGTTGGGCGTTTCGCTGGACGAGCAGCCCGAGCAGGAGGAGTTCGTGGACGAGCCGGCGGCTGGCGGTGAGGAGGGCGGCGCTGCCGCCGACGAGGACGAAGAATCCATCGATGCCGATGGTGGTGACCACGACGAGCTGTAA
- the LOC120905544 gene encoding bifunctional purine biosynthesis protein ATIC isoform X2, whose amino-acid sequence MCWKRSLAFVFAGCFQWSTRNGSLCVTSVVKGLKQYTSTSSSTTTMASGKIALVSVSDKSGLVEFAKGLNELGLKLVASGGTAKAIRDLGLPVRDVSDITGAPEMLGGRVKTLHPAVHAAILARMTESDQRDISQQKYELAQLVVCNLYPFGLTISKPDVTIADAVENIDIGGVTLLRAAAKNHQRVTVLCDPKDYPKVLEEIRQHGDTTPATRQLLALKAFTHTAEYDAIISDYFRKQYSAGVSQLNLRYGMNPHQKPAQIFTLLERLPLKVVNASPGFINLCDALNGWQLVRELKRALGLPAATSFKHVSPAGAAVGVPLSLEQAKLCMVDDMMDSLTPMATAYARARGADRMSSFGDFVALSDTCDLATAKIIAREVSDGIIAPGYTEEALEVLRKKKNGSYCVLQIDPTYEPGPVERKTLFGLQLEQRRNDADINKALFTNIVTKNKTLPEGALRDLIVATIALKYTQSNSVCYAKDGQVVGIGAGQQSRIHCTRLAGDKADNWWLRQHPRVAGMQFRKGVKRAEISNAIDNYVNGTVGKDMPVAQFEAMLEKVPAPLTGEDKEQWTRQLTGVSLGSDAFFPFRDNVDRAKLSGVSYIASPAGSTNDAGVIDACNEHDIVMVHTNLRLFHH is encoded by the exons ATGTGCTGGAAACGATCACTTGCCTTCGTCTTCGCTGGCTGCT TCCAGTGGTCGACCCGGAACGGCAGTCTTTGCGTGACTTCGGTAGTGAAAGGTTTGAAGCAatacaccagcaccagcagcagcaccaccaccatggcTAGTGGAAAGATTG CACTCGTAAGCGTGTCGGACAAGTCCGGACTGGTGGAGTTTGCCAAGGGGCTGAACGAGCTCGGCCTGAAGCTGGTGGCGAGCGGCGGCACGGCTAAAGCGATCCGCGACCTGGGCCTGCCCGTGCGCGACGTTTCGGACATAACAGGCGCACCGGAGATGCTCGGTGGGCGGGTGAAGACGCTCCACCCGGCCGTACATGCCGCCATTCTCGCCCGGATGACTGAATCCGACCAGCGTGACATCAGCCAGCAGAAGTACGAGCTGGCCCAGCTCGTCGTGTGCAATCTGTACCCGTTCGGGTTGACCATCTCCAAGCCGGACGTGACGATTGCGGACGCGGTGGAAAACATCGACATCGGCGGGGTGACGCTGTTGCGTGCCGCGGCCAAAAACCACCAGCGCGTCACGGTGCTGTGCGATCCGAAGGACTACCCGAAGGTGCTGGAGGAAATCCGGCAGCACGGCGACACAACGCCGGCCACCCGCCAGCTGCTGGCGCTGAAAGCGTTCACGCACACGGCCGAGTACGATGCGATCATTTCGGACTACTTCCGCAAGCAGTACTCGGCGGGCGTGTCGCAGCTCAACCTGCGCTACGGCATGAACCCGCACCAGAAGCCGGCCCAGATCTTCACGCTGCTCGAACGCTTGCCGCTGAAGGTGGTGAACGCGTCGCCCGGCTTCATCAATCTGTGCGATGCGCTGAACGGGTGGCAGCTGGTACGCGAGCTGAAGCGTGCACTCGGGCTGCCGGCCGCGACCAGCTTCAAGCACGTGTCGCCCGCTGGCGCAGCGGTCGGTGTGCCGCTGTCGCTTGAACAGGCGAAACTGTGCATGGTGGACGATATGATGGACAGCCTGACCCCGATGGCGACGGCGTACGCGCGAGCCCGCGGTGCCGATCGGATGTCCTCGTTCGGCGATTTCGTCGCGCTGTCCGATACGTGCGATCTGGCCACGGCCAAGATTATTGCGCGCGAAGTGTCGGACGGTATCATTGCGCCCGGCTACACGGAGGAAGCGCTGGAAGTGCTgcgcaagaagaagaacggTTCGTACTGCGTGCTGCAGATCGATCCGACGTATGAGCCGGGACCGGTGGAGCGCAAGACGCTGTTCGGGCTGCAGCTGGAGCAGCGCCGCAACGATGCCGACATCAACAAGGCCCTGTTTACGAACATCGTGACGAAGAACAAGACGCTGCCGGAGGGTGCGCTGCGCGATCTGATCGTCGCCACGATTGCGCTCAAGTACACGCAGAGCAACAGCGTCTGTTACGCGAAGGACGGGCAGGTGGTGGGCATTGGTGCGGGGCAGCAGTCGCGCATCCACTGTACGCGGTTGGCGGGCGACAAGGCGGACAATTGGTGGCTGCGGCAGCATCCGCGTGTCGCCGGCATGCAGTTCCGCAAGGGCGTTAAGCGGGCGGAAATTTCGAACGCGATCGACAACTACGTGAACGGTACGGTGGGCAAGGACATGCCGGTAGCGCAGTTCGAGGCGATGCTGGAGAAGGTACCAGCGCCGCTGACCGGGGAGGATAAGGAGCAGTGGACGCGTCAGCTGACGGGCGTTTCGCTCGGTTCGGATGCGTTCTTCCCCTTCCGGGACAATGTGGATCGGGCGAAGCTGAGCGGCGTGTCGTACATTGCCAGTCCGGCCGGGTCGACCAACGATGCGGGGGTGATTGATGCCTGCAACGAGCACGACATCGTGATGGTGCACACGAACCTGCGACTGTTCCATCattga
- the LOC120896435 gene encoding LOW QUALITY PROTEIN: leucine-rich melanocyte differentiation-associated protein-like (The sequence of the model RefSeq protein was modified relative to this genomic sequence to represent the inferred CDS: inserted 2 bases in 1 codon): MRFVFSLPPNPNPNRQLIYFDQKTYRLPEAIVTMYADRVQHLDLSHNKXNKLLDNNYLTDEIIFPAQLNNVKLLSLNNNKFKNLDLLLTKLSLCFPELEYLSLLGNPACPCHLLNLKYTEYDYQKYRLYIIRHLPKLRILDGQRVKKMERDFVRCQLENYGETLDNDPNAVSGSAKQQQQQTNGTRKSNTLKHLYTTVSSGLGLGRKNPPVYSPLPETLREVGDHRGAYGRCRYRYVGAQSEGNRFILNNDL; the protein is encoded by the exons ATGCGGttcgttttttccctcccgcccaatcccaatcccaatcggcAGCTGATATACTTCGACCAAAAGACGTACCGACTGCCGGAAGCGATCGTGACGATGTACGCCGACCGTGTGCAGCATCTCGACCTGAGCCACAACAA TAACAAGCTGCTGGACAATAACTACCTCACGGACGAGATTATCTTTCCCGCACAGCTCAATAACGTGAAGCTGCTTTCACTGAACAATAATAAG TTCAAGAATTTGGATCTCCTGCTCACCAAACTGTCGCTCTGCTTTCCCGAGCTGGAGTATCTGAGCTTGCTGGGCAATCCTGCCTGCCCGTGCCATCTGCTCAACCTGAAGTACACGGAATACGATTATCAGAAATATAG ACTGTACATCATCCGACACCTTCCGAAGCTTCGCATCCTTGACGGCCAGCGGGTGAAAAAGATGGAGCGCGACTTTGTGCGCTGCCAGCTGGAGAACTACGGCGAGACGCTCGACAACGATCCGAACGCGGTGTCCGGTTCggccaaacagcagcagcagcaaacgaacgGCACCCGCAAGAGCAACACGCTGAAGCATCTCTACACGACCGTCAGCAGTGGGTTGGGATTGGGCCGGAAAAACCCGCCGGTGTACAGTCCGCTGCCCGAGACGTTGCGCGAGGTGGGCGATCATCGGGGCGCGTACGGCCGGTGCCGCTACCGGTACGTTGGGGCACAGTCCGAGGGCAACCGGTTTATACTCAACAATGACTTATGA
- the LOC120905544 gene encoding bifunctional purine biosynthesis protein ATIC isoform X1, which translates to MCWKRSLAFVFAGCSVQWSTRNGSLCVTSVVKGLKQYTSTSSSTTTMASGKIALVSVSDKSGLVEFAKGLNELGLKLVASGGTAKAIRDLGLPVRDVSDITGAPEMLGGRVKTLHPAVHAAILARMTESDQRDISQQKYELAQLVVCNLYPFGLTISKPDVTIADAVENIDIGGVTLLRAAAKNHQRVTVLCDPKDYPKVLEEIRQHGDTTPATRQLLALKAFTHTAEYDAIISDYFRKQYSAGVSQLNLRYGMNPHQKPAQIFTLLERLPLKVVNASPGFINLCDALNGWQLVRELKRALGLPAATSFKHVSPAGAAVGVPLSLEQAKLCMVDDMMDSLTPMATAYARARGADRMSSFGDFVALSDTCDLATAKIIAREVSDGIIAPGYTEEALEVLRKKKNGSYCVLQIDPTYEPGPVERKTLFGLQLEQRRNDADINKALFTNIVTKNKTLPEGALRDLIVATIALKYTQSNSVCYAKDGQVVGIGAGQQSRIHCTRLAGDKADNWWLRQHPRVAGMQFRKGVKRAEISNAIDNYVNGTVGKDMPVAQFEAMLEKVPAPLTGEDKEQWTRQLTGVSLGSDAFFPFRDNVDRAKLSGVSYIASPAGSTNDAGVIDACNEHDIVMVHTNLRLFHH; encoded by the exons ATGTGCTGGAAACGATCACTTGCCTTCGTCTTCGCTGGCTGCT CAGTCCAGTGGTCGACCCGGAACGGCAGTCTTTGCGTGACTTCGGTAGTGAAAGGTTTGAAGCAatacaccagcaccagcagcagcaccaccaccatggcTAGTGGAAAGATTG CACTCGTAAGCGTGTCGGACAAGTCCGGACTGGTGGAGTTTGCCAAGGGGCTGAACGAGCTCGGCCTGAAGCTGGTGGCGAGCGGCGGCACGGCTAAAGCGATCCGCGACCTGGGCCTGCCCGTGCGCGACGTTTCGGACATAACAGGCGCACCGGAGATGCTCGGTGGGCGGGTGAAGACGCTCCACCCGGCCGTACATGCCGCCATTCTCGCCCGGATGACTGAATCCGACCAGCGTGACATCAGCCAGCAGAAGTACGAGCTGGCCCAGCTCGTCGTGTGCAATCTGTACCCGTTCGGGTTGACCATCTCCAAGCCGGACGTGACGATTGCGGACGCGGTGGAAAACATCGACATCGGCGGGGTGACGCTGTTGCGTGCCGCGGCCAAAAACCACCAGCGCGTCACGGTGCTGTGCGATCCGAAGGACTACCCGAAGGTGCTGGAGGAAATCCGGCAGCACGGCGACACAACGCCGGCCACCCGCCAGCTGCTGGCGCTGAAAGCGTTCACGCACACGGCCGAGTACGATGCGATCATTTCGGACTACTTCCGCAAGCAGTACTCGGCGGGCGTGTCGCAGCTCAACCTGCGCTACGGCATGAACCCGCACCAGAAGCCGGCCCAGATCTTCACGCTGCTCGAACGCTTGCCGCTGAAGGTGGTGAACGCGTCGCCCGGCTTCATCAATCTGTGCGATGCGCTGAACGGGTGGCAGCTGGTACGCGAGCTGAAGCGTGCACTCGGGCTGCCGGCCGCGACCAGCTTCAAGCACGTGTCGCCCGCTGGCGCAGCGGTCGGTGTGCCGCTGTCGCTTGAACAGGCGAAACTGTGCATGGTGGACGATATGATGGACAGCCTGACCCCGATGGCGACGGCGTACGCGCGAGCCCGCGGTGCCGATCGGATGTCCTCGTTCGGCGATTTCGTCGCGCTGTCCGATACGTGCGATCTGGCCACGGCCAAGATTATTGCGCGCGAAGTGTCGGACGGTATCATTGCGCCCGGCTACACGGAGGAAGCGCTGGAAGTGCTgcgcaagaagaagaacggTTCGTACTGCGTGCTGCAGATCGATCCGACGTATGAGCCGGGACCGGTGGAGCGCAAGACGCTGTTCGGGCTGCAGCTGGAGCAGCGCCGCAACGATGCCGACATCAACAAGGCCCTGTTTACGAACATCGTGACGAAGAACAAGACGCTGCCGGAGGGTGCGCTGCGCGATCTGATCGTCGCCACGATTGCGCTCAAGTACACGCAGAGCAACAGCGTCTGTTACGCGAAGGACGGGCAGGTGGTGGGCATTGGTGCGGGGCAGCAGTCGCGCATCCACTGTACGCGGTTGGCGGGCGACAAGGCGGACAATTGGTGGCTGCGGCAGCATCCGCGTGTCGCCGGCATGCAGTTCCGCAAGGGCGTTAAGCGGGCGGAAATTTCGAACGCGATCGACAACTACGTGAACGGTACGGTGGGCAAGGACATGCCGGTAGCGCAGTTCGAGGCGATGCTGGAGAAGGTACCAGCGCCGCTGACCGGGGAGGATAAGGAGCAGTGGACGCGTCAGCTGACGGGCGTTTCGCTCGGTTCGGATGCGTTCTTCCCCTTCCGGGACAATGTGGATCGGGCGAAGCTGAGCGGCGTGTCGTACATTGCCAGTCCGGCCGGGTCGACCAACGATGCGGGGGTGATTGATGCCTGCAACGAGCACGACATCGTGATGGTGCACACGAACCTGCGACTGTTCCATCattga